In the Elizabethkingia bruuniana genome, CCGGGTTGGTTACAGCTTGTCTTTTTGCAGGATCACCTACTTTTCTTTCACCATCTTCAGTGAAAGCTACAATCGAAGGAGTCGTTCTTTTACCTTCTGCATTAGGAATAACAACAGGGTCTTTCCCCTCCATTACGGCAACACAAGAGTTGGTTGTTCCTAAGTCAATTCCGATTATTTTGCTCATAATTAGTATTTTTTATTTCTTGAAATTTAATATTGATATTTGACTGCTATTTCTCAATATCTGTACCAATGGAATTTTTGTGACAAATTGACACAATACTTCTTCAAACAGCGCTAAACACACAGAAAATTTTATATTAATTTTCATTAAAGTGACATCAAAAAGGCTTATCTTTAACTACTTTTGAAGCACAAATATTACATATGCCACAGTTTAATGCCAGAGACATATCATGGTTATCCTTTAATGCCAGAGTATTACAGGAAGCCGCAGACCCACAGGTTCCTTTACCTTTAAGAATAAAATTTCTGGGAATTTTCTCTAACAATCTGGACGAATTTTTCCGGGTTCGTGTTGCCGGGCTAAAACGGGCTATGGAAATGAAATCTAAAATCACTGCGGAATCTTTTTTCGAGGAGCCTCAGAAGATTTTGGACAAGATTAATAAACTGGTTATACAGCAACAGGACGATTTTAATATTATCTGGGAAAAGATCCAGAAGGAAATGGCAGAACAAAATGTCTTTATCCGCACCAATTCTGATCTTAACTTCCAACAAAGGGCTTTTGTCCGAAACTACTTTGATGAGGATGTTGAATCGAATGTTATTCCGATCCTGCTAGACGAGAAGAAACCTATGCCTTTCTTACGTGACAAAAGTTTATACATAGGTATTGCCATGTGGAATAAGAATGACAAAAAGCAAAAGCATTTTGCCATTATTGAGGTTCCTTCGCGTGCCATTGGAAGATTCACTATTCTACCTTCCACCAACGGCGAAACAAATGTTATCCTGCTGGAAGATGTTATTATAGAAAACCTACCCTATATCTTCTCCTATTTTGGTTATGACGAATTCAGTGCTCATTGCTTCAAAGTAACCAAAGATGCAGAATTTGATTTGGACAATGACGTAAGAACCAGCTTTGTAGAAAAAATAGAAAAAGGCTTAAAAAACAGGAGAAAAGGAAAACCTACACGTTTTGTTTTCGATAAAAATATAGATCCGCAATTACTGGACTTTTTAACTAAAAAATTAAGTTTAACTAAGAAAGACAGTATGATACCAGGAGAGAAGATCCACAACTTTAAACACTTTATGGATTTTCCGGATGTCTTCAAAAATTATGTAAAACCCATAGAAAGAACATCTTTCATCCATCCTGATTTTGATAATAAAAGCAGAGTTACAGATGTTATTTTAAAGAAAGATGTTTTACTTAACTTCCCTTATCACTCGTTTGTATCGGTTATCGATCTTTTACGGGAAGCTGCTATGGACCCTGATGTTACCACCATTCATATCACAGCTTACCGCCTGGCTTCCAATTCCAAAATCGCCAATGCATTGATTAATGCGGTAAGAAACGGAAAAGAAGTAACCGTGATGCTGGAATTACGTGCCCGTTTTGACGAGGAAGCTAATATCTTCTGGAAAGAAAGACTGGAAGAAGAGGGTGTAAAAGTACTGGTAGGAATCCCCAATAAGAAAGTTCATGCCAAATTGTGCATTATAAAAAAACGTGTTCATAACAAAATGACACAATATGGCTTTATAAGCACCGGAAACTTTAATGAGAAAACTGCCAGAGTATATGGTGACAATATGCTGATGACCAGCAATAGTACTATAATGGCTGATATCAACAGAGTTTTCAGCTTACTGAAGAAGCCAAAACAAGATCCTGTTCTTGCATTAGAGAAATGTAAAACACTAATGGTATGTCCGCAGCATATGCGGAATAAAATAGTTTTTTATATTGACAAAGAGATAGAAGAAGCGATTGCTGGCAGAAAAGCTGAAATCATTGTTAAAGTAAATTCACTGAGCGATAAAGAGCTGATTAAAAAGCTATATGAAGCTGCAGAAGCGGGTGTTATAATTAAATTAATTGTCCGTGGAATATACTGTGCCGTGAATCAAAAAACCTTCAAAAAGAAAATTCATGCTATAAGTATCGTCGATGAATACCTGGAACATTCCAGAATTATGTATTTTTACCACGGCGGAAAAGAACTTATGTACATTTCTTCTGCCGACTGGATGACGCGTAACCTGGATTACAGGATTGAAGCCGCAGTAAGAATTAACAATAAAGATCTGAAAAAAGAACTTAAAGAAATTCTGAGCATACAGTTGCACGATAATGTAAAAGCCCGTGATATTGGTAAAAATTTGAAAAACCAATATTATGAAAACGATAGAAAACCTTTCCGCTCCCAAATAGAAATTTATAACTATTTAAAACATAAAGCAGAAAATGAGGCTAGCAGCAATTGATATCGG is a window encoding:
- the ppk1 gene encoding polyphosphate kinase 1; its protein translation is MPQFNARDISWLSFNARVLQEAADPQVPLPLRIKFLGIFSNNLDEFFRVRVAGLKRAMEMKSKITAESFFEEPQKILDKINKLVIQQQDDFNIIWEKIQKEMAEQNVFIRTNSDLNFQQRAFVRNYFDEDVESNVIPILLDEKKPMPFLRDKSLYIGIAMWNKNDKKQKHFAIIEVPSRAIGRFTILPSTNGETNVILLEDVIIENLPYIFSYFGYDEFSAHCFKVTKDAEFDLDNDVRTSFVEKIEKGLKNRRKGKPTRFVFDKNIDPQLLDFLTKKLSLTKKDSMIPGEKIHNFKHFMDFPDVFKNYVKPIERTSFIHPDFDNKSRVTDVILKKDVLLNFPYHSFVSVIDLLREAAMDPDVTTIHITAYRLASNSKIANALINAVRNGKEVTVMLELRARFDEEANIFWKERLEEEGVKVLVGIPNKKVHAKLCIIKKRVHNKMTQYGFISTGNFNEKTARVYGDNMLMTSNSTIMADINRVFSLLKKPKQDPVLALEKCKTLMVCPQHMRNKIVFYIDKEIEEAIAGRKAEIIVKVNSLSDKELIKKLYEAAEAGVIIKLIVRGIYCAVNQKTFKKKIHAISIVDEYLEHSRIMYFYHGGKELMYISSADWMTRNLDYRIEAAVRINNKDLKKELKEILSIQLHDNVKARDIGKNLKNQYYENDRKPFRSQIEIYNYLKHKAENEASSN